A portion of the Clostridium gelidum genome contains these proteins:
- a CDS encoding sigma-70 family RNA polymerase sigma factor, with protein MNDEELVENLIKKDKQSFNEFMDKYSIDILKTISYVLRDPEEKEYIEECFDDVVIKIFDKCDNFKFESSFRTWVMTIAKNKALDYKRKLKKLSRETEINETLQVEFNIEDNYINNELGKEINDVINKFNDNERELFVNKYILDLSTKELCEYYFISETLLYKRLSRVKEKFRKLWDSNHNSEEVFL; from the coding sequence ATGAATGATGAAGAATTGGTAGAAAACTTAATTAAAAAAGATAAACAGTCATTCAATGAGTTTATGGATAAATATTCAATAGATATATTGAAAACTATATCTTATGTGCTGAGGGATCCGGAAGAAAAAGAATATATTGAGGAATGTTTTGATGATGTGGTAATAAAAATATTTGATAAATGTGATAACTTTAAATTTGAATCTTCATTTAGAACTTGGGTTATGACGATAGCAAAAAACAAGGCGCTAGATTATAAAAGAAAATTAAAGAAATTATCAAGAGAAACTGAAATTAATGAAACACTTCAAGTTGAATTTAATATAGAAGATAATTATATAAATAATGAGCTGGGAAAAGAAATTAATGATGTTATTAATAAATTTAATGATAATGAAAGGGAATTATTTGTTAATAAATACATATTAGATTTATCAACAAAAGAGTTATGTGAATATTATTTTATAAGTGAAACTTTGCTATATAAAAGGCTTAGTAGAGTAAAAGAAAAATTTAGAAAATTATGGGATAGTAACCATAATAGTGAGGAGGTTTTTTTATGA
- a CDS encoding Dabb family protein — protein MFTHIVLFKAKEPTEENLEFLEKTFLSMDGNIKELKQLEVGIDVVRSDRSYDIAIITRFESKEDYLAYDVNEFHVEKVKKVIGSYIEVSKTIDF, from the coding sequence ATGTTTACACATATTGTACTTTTTAAAGCAAAAGAGCCAACAGAGGAAAATTTAGAATTCTTAGAAAAGACGTTTTTATCTATGGATGGAAACATTAAAGAATTAAAACAACTAGAAGTAGGAATCGATGTTGTAAGAAGTGACAGAAGTTATGATATAGCCATTATAACAAGATTTGAGTCTAAGGAAGATTACTTAGCTTATGATGTAAATGAATTCCATGTAGAGAAGGTTAAGAAGGTTATAGGGTCTTATATAGAAGTGAGTAAAACAATAGATTTCTAA
- the whiA gene encoding DNA-binding protein WhiA, giving the protein MSFSSKVKGEICRYIDISKAEALAEISAIMKVSGTLAFSGSGISFKMTTENPASARLIFTLLKEYFNIHSKLMVKKSNSLKKNNIYMVVITEEMGVRGLLSDTGILKEIDGIMSLDYRIETHVFNEDDTKKAYIRGAFIGGGSISNPEKTYHLEFVTHSEDYAKDLSNLINTFSLNSKVIQRKNSFIVYLKEGEQIVDLLNVIGAHSSLLEIENIRIMKEMRNNVNRLVNCETANLSKTVNAAVRQVESIRLIQSQIGLQRLPENLREIAELRLNYPDESLKELGEMLNPPVGKSGINHRLRKIEKIAEELRSGKY; this is encoded by the coding sequence ATGTCATTTTCATCAAAGGTTAAAGGAGAAATATGCAGATATATAGATATTTCTAAGGCGGAAGCATTGGCAGAAATATCAGCTATAATGAAGGTTAGTGGCACATTAGCTTTTAGTGGAAGCGGAATTAGTTTCAAAATGACCACGGAAAATCCAGCTAGTGCTAGATTGATTTTTACACTTTTAAAAGAGTATTTCAATATTCATTCAAAATTAATGGTAAAAAAAAGTAACTCATTAAAAAAGAATAATATTTATATGGTAGTGATTACAGAAGAAATGGGTGTTAGAGGATTATTAAGTGATACTGGTATACTTAAAGAAATTGATGGAATAATGAGCTTAGACTACAGGATAGAAACGCACGTTTTTAACGAAGATGATACAAAAAAAGCATATATAAGAGGTGCTTTCATTGGTGGTGGAAGTATAAGCAATCCGGAAAAAACATATCACTTAGAATTTGTAACTCATAGTGAAGATTATGCTAAAGACTTATCTAATCTTATTAATACTTTTAGTTTAAATTCAAAAGTAATACAAAGGAAGAATAGTTTTATAGTATACCTTAAAGAAGGGGAACAGATTGTAGATTTACTCAATGTAATAGGAGCTCATTCATCTTTGTTAGAAATTGAAAATATAAGAATAATGAAAGAAATGAGAAACAATGTAAATAGACTTGTTAATTGTGAAACTGCAAATCTTTCAAAAACAGTAAATGCGGCTGTACGGCAGGTTGAAAGCATAAGACTAATACAATCACAAATAGGTCTTCAAAGATTACCTGAGAATTTAAGAGAGATTGCAGAATTAAGATTGAATTATCCAGATGAGTCACTGAAGGAATTAGGAGAAATGCTAAATCCACCTGTAGGAAAATCGGGGATAAATCATAGATTAAGAAAGATTGAGAAAATCGCAGAAGAATTAAGAAGCGGTAAATATTAA
- a CDS encoding gluconeogenesis factor YvcK family protein codes for MRIRDWLKVGIKVKRWLAFGLFGVLLIAFGFTELVTHRIYDLYYKVFYIFLNITGIFVLYISVTEMMKSIIALFNRGYLKVSLDSRKIESLIYEKRLLVKGPKIVVIGGGTGLSTMLRGLKYYTSNITAIVTVGDDGGGSGDLREDLGMLPPGDIRNCILALADTEPILEDLLQYRFKDGRLKNQSFGNLFLAAMTGISDNFEEAVQKMSSVLAVTGKVIPVTLDNMQLVAKLQNGNIVKGESQIPEEAIRQNSRIEELKINPENATALQEALDALKEADAIVMGPGSLYTSITSNLLVKDIAKGIRKSDAIKIYISNIMTQPGETTGFKASDHLKVLLKYGGKDIVDYVIANTGEISDELKERYLQDGAELVKLDREDINSLGVKIVGENLVKIKNGFIKHDADKLAEVLADTIMEKKLLYDKKKIIEYMYLSQRIKERVREEKGKEID; via the coding sequence ATGAGGATACGAGATTGGCTTAAAGTAGGAATTAAAGTAAAACGATGGTTAGCGTTTGGATTGTTTGGAGTATTATTAATAGCCTTTGGTTTTACAGAATTAGTAACCCATAGAATTTATGATTTATATTACAAAGTTTTTTATATATTTTTAAATATTACTGGAATATTTGTGTTATATATTTCAGTTACAGAAATGATGAAATCTATAATTGCATTATTTAATAGAGGTTATCTTAAAGTGTCTTTAGACAGTAGAAAAATTGAAAGCTTAATATATGAGAAGAGATTATTAGTTAAAGGTCCTAAAATAGTTGTAATTGGTGGAGGAACTGGTCTTTCAACAATGCTTAGAGGATTAAAATACTATACATCTAATATTACTGCAATAGTAACAGTTGGGGACGATGGTGGTGGTTCTGGAGATTTAAGAGAAGATTTAGGAATGTTACCACCAGGAGATATAAGAAATTGTATTTTAGCACTTGCAGATACTGAACCTATACTAGAAGATTTACTTCAATATAGATTTAAAGATGGAAGACTTAAAAATCAGAGTTTTGGAAATTTGTTTTTAGCAGCCATGACAGGAATATCAGATAATTTTGAAGAAGCAGTTCAAAAAATGAGCTCTGTACTTGCAGTAACAGGTAAGGTTATACCAGTTACCTTAGATAATATGCAATTAGTAGCAAAACTTCAAAATGGTAACATAGTGAAAGGTGAATCTCAAATTCCAGAAGAAGCCATTAGACAAAATTCTAGAATAGAAGAACTAAAAATAAATCCAGAAAATGCAACGGCATTGCAAGAAGCATTAGATGCATTAAAAGAAGCTGATGCTATAGTTATGGGACCTGGAAGTTTATATACTAGTATAACATCTAATTTACTGGTTAAAGACATTGCCAAGGGAATTAGAAAAAGTGATGCAATTAAAATTTATATTTCAAATATAATGACACAGCCTGGTGAAACTACAGGGTTTAAAGCATCAGACCATTTAAAAGTTTTGCTTAAATATGGTGGGAAAGATATTGTTGATTATGTAATTGCCAATACAGGCGAAATATCAGATGAGTTAAAAGAAAGATATCTACAAGATGGTGCAGAACTTGTTAAGTTAGATAGAGAAGATATAAACAGTTTAGGTGTAAAAATAGTTGGTGAGAATTTAGTGAAAATTAAAAATGGATTTATAAAACATGATGCAGATAAATTAGCAGAAGTATTAGCAGATACAATAATGGAAAAGAAACTTTTGTATGATAAGAAGAAAATTATAGAATATATGTATTTATCACAACGTATTAAAGAGAGAGTAAGAGAAGAAAAGGGAAAAGAAATTGATTAA
- the rapZ gene encoding RNase adapter RapZ — translation MRFVIVTGLSGAGKTQATRALEDLGYFCVDNLPPKLISKFAEMCAQSGGNIEKIALVIDIRGGIFFDDFLETLNYLKQNEFKYEILFLEATDEVLIKRFKETRRSHPLSPDGRVLTGITQEREKLREIKNLADIMIDTSKYEIRHLREKINQAYGDNIHPKKQLSVTVLSFGFKYGIPVDSDLVFDVRFIPNPFYIPELKQYSGNDEPVKEYVLKQAETVNFIEKLVDMLKYLIPNYIKEGKRQLIISIGCTGGRHRSVAIANEVYELLNKENYNARIEHRDVAEDLHKGEKKL, via the coding sequence ATGAGATTTGTTATAGTTACAGGATTATCGGGAGCAGGAAAAACACAAGCAACAAGAGCATTAGAAGATTTAGGGTATTTTTGTGTAGATAATCTTCCGCCAAAGTTAATCTCAAAGTTTGCAGAAATGTGCGCACAAAGTGGCGGAAATATTGAAAAGATAGCATTAGTTATAGATATTAGAGGTGGAATATTCTTTGATGATTTTTTGGAAACCTTAAACTATCTAAAACAAAATGAATTTAAATATGAAATTTTATTTTTAGAAGCAACTGATGAAGTTCTTATAAAGAGGTTTAAAGAAACAAGAAGAAGTCATCCACTATCACCAGATGGTAGAGTTTTAACTGGTATTACTCAAGAAAGAGAAAAACTAAGAGAAATTAAAAATTTGGCAGATATTATGATTGATACATCAAAGTATGAAATAAGACACCTTAGGGAAAAGATAAATCAAGCTTATGGAGATAATATTCATCCTAAAAAGCAATTATCAGTGACCGTATTAAGTTTTGGATTTAAATATGGAATACCTGTAGATTCTGATTTAGTTTTTGATGTTAGATTTATACCAAACCCATTCTATATTCCAGAATTAAAGCAGTATTCAGGAAATGATGAACCCGTTAAAGAATATGTATTAAAGCAAGCAGAAACTGTCAATTTTATAGAAAAATTAGTGGATATGTTAAAATATTTAATTCCTAATTACATTAAAGAAGGGAAAAGACAGCTGATAATATCTATAGGATGTACAGGGGGAAGACATCGATCCGTTGCAATTGCTAATGAAGTTTATGAACTATTAAATAAAGAAAATTACAATGCTAGAATAGAGCATCGGGATGTAGCTGAAGATCTTCATAAAGGGGAAAAGAAGCTATGA
- the murB gene encoding UDP-N-acetylmuramate dehydrogenase, translated as MNQYGKYKNLFNKIYGESQIQLDAKMSEHIYFKVGGLVDILLTPNNVEQLKETITICKQNKIPFYVIGNGSNLLVRDGGIRGIVIKLCKLNRIERVGNKITAECGALLKDVSTEATAGSLAGFQFACGIPGSVGGAVFMNAGAYDGEISFVIEKAEVLDDNQEIKVLSKEELNLGYRQSLVMQKGYVVLSATFDLTPGDKEKIQDRVDTLTTRREDRQPLEYPSAGSTFKRPEGHFAGRLIEDAGLKGFTIGGACVSEKHAGFVINNGNGTAKDVLDVINHVRDEVKKQFDVDLYPEVRILGED; from the coding sequence ATGAATCAGTATGGAAAGTATAAGAATTTGTTCAATAAAATATATGGAGAGTCACAAATTCAGTTAGATGCGAAAATGAGTGAACATATATACTTTAAAGTTGGAGGCTTAGTAGATATACTTTTAACTCCAAATAATGTAGAACAATTAAAAGAAACTATCACTATTTGTAAACAAAATAAGATTCCCTTTTATGTTATAGGAAATGGATCTAACCTTTTAGTTAGGGATGGTGGTATTAGAGGCATTGTTATAAAGCTATGTAAGCTTAATAGGATAGAACGTGTAGGTAATAAAATTACAGCAGAATGTGGAGCATTACTTAAAGATGTTTCAACAGAAGCTACAGCAGGATCTTTAGCAGGTTTTCAATTTGCATGTGGAATTCCAGGAAGTGTAGGAGGCGCTGTATTTATGAATGCAGGAGCCTATGATGGAGAAATATCATTTGTTATTGAAAAGGCAGAAGTTTTAGATGATAACCAAGAAATTAAAGTTCTTTCTAAAGAAGAGTTAAATTTAGGTTATAGACAATCTTTAGTTATGCAAAAGGGATATGTAGTATTAAGTGCAACCTTTGATTTAACACCTGGAGATAAGGAAAAAATTCAAGACAGAGTTGATACATTAACTACAAGAAGAGAAGATAGGCAGCCATTGGAATATCCTTCAGCAGGTAGTACATTTAAGAGACCAGAAGGTCATTTTGCAGGAAGGTTAATTGAGGATGCAGGGTTAAAAGGATTCACTATAGGCGGAGCATGCGTTTCAGAAAAACATGCAGGTTTTGTAATTAACAATGGAAATGGAACAGCTAAGGATGTATTAGATGTAATAAACCATGTTAGGGATGAAGTGAAAAAACAATTTGATGTAGATTTATACCCAGAAGTTAGAATTTTAGGCGAAGATTGA
- the uvrC gene encoding excinuclease ABC subunit UvrC, with amino-acid sequence MFDFNAQLKILPDKPGVYLMKNILGEIIYVGKAKVLKNRVRQYFQNSKNHSEKVKAMVKNISEFEYIVTDSEMEALILECNLIKKYSPKYNISLKDDKFYPFIKITTNEDFPKVFITRNYAKDGNKYFGPYPNAGAVHETINLIRKIFPLRTCKKLIIEGGKQTRPCLNYHIKKCKAPCEGHISKIDYRNMIDEIRDVLSGKDKTLVNELKKEMQESSLKLEFEKAASLRDKILAIENIAEKQKVFKSHEGDEDFINMYKDEKDCCIQIFFLRDGRVTGREHFILENSSHEEDSTVISQFIISFYGGTPKVPKNIYIPENDEIEALEEFLSIKRGSKVFVKIPIKGEKKDMIELVKNNARVSLDQFKDKILKDKEMNKICLEQMQNLLELDSIPLRIEAYDISNIQGVDSVGSMIVFEDGKARNSDYRRFRIKTVKNANDYDSMREILERRFTHGLKEIKEIQDKEIKFSSGKFSNFPDLIMMDGGKGQVNIALEVLDKLGINIPVCGLVKDDHHGTRGIIYDNKELIVNRSSDLMQLIRRIQDEVHRFAITYHRSLRDKRTLHSILDDIPNVGKKRRMALLMKFGSIDNIKEATLDKLLETESIDNKAANSILAYFMQRK; translated from the coding sequence ATGTTTGATTTTAATGCTCAATTAAAGATTCTACCAGATAAACCAGGGGTATACTTAATGAAAAATATTCTTGGGGAAATTATTTATGTTGGAAAAGCGAAAGTATTAAAAAATAGAGTTAGACAATACTTTCAAAATTCGAAGAATCATTCAGAAAAAGTAAAGGCAATGGTTAAAAATATTTCTGAATTTGAATACATAGTTACAGATTCTGAAATGGAAGCATTAATATTAGAATGTAATTTAATAAAAAAATATAGCCCCAAGTATAATATTTCCTTAAAAGATGACAAATTCTATCCTTTTATAAAAATAACTACTAACGAGGATTTTCCAAAAGTTTTTATAACTAGGAATTATGCAAAGGATGGGAATAAGTATTTTGGACCATATCCTAATGCGGGAGCTGTACATGAAACAATAAATTTGATAAGAAAGATTTTTCCATTGCGAACTTGTAAAAAGCTTATTATAGAAGGTGGAAAGCAAACAAGACCATGTTTGAATTATCATATAAAAAAATGTAAAGCTCCATGCGAAGGGCATATTTCGAAGATTGATTATAGAAATATGATAGATGAAATTAGAGATGTTTTGAGTGGCAAGGATAAAACTCTTGTAAATGAATTAAAAAAGGAAATGCAGGAATCTTCATTAAAATTAGAATTTGAGAAAGCTGCATCTTTAAGAGATAAGATTTTAGCTATAGAAAATATAGCTGAAAAACAAAAAGTATTTAAATCTCATGAAGGTGATGAGGATTTCATTAATATGTATAAAGATGAAAAGGACTGTTGCATCCAAATCTTCTTCTTGAGAGATGGAAGAGTGACAGGAAGAGAACACTTTATTCTTGAAAATAGTTCTCATGAAGAAGATAGTACTGTTATTTCTCAGTTTATAATCTCATTTTATGGAGGTACTCCTAAGGTGCCTAAAAACATATATATTCCAGAAAATGATGAAATAGAAGCTTTAGAGGAATTTCTAAGTATAAAGAGGGGCTCGAAAGTTTTTGTCAAAATTCCAATAAAAGGCGAAAAAAAAGATATGATAGAATTGGTAAAAAATAATGCAAGGGTTAGCCTAGACCAATTTAAGGATAAGATTTTAAAAGATAAAGAAATGAATAAAATATGCTTAGAGCAAATGCAAAATTTATTAGAGCTTGATAGTATACCACTTAGAATAGAAGCTTATGATATATCTAATATACAAGGCGTAGATTCTGTAGGATCAATGATTGTATTCGAAGATGGAAAAGCTAGAAATAGTGATTATAGAAGATTTCGTATAAAAACTGTAAAAAATGCTAATGATTATGACAGTATGAGAGAAATTTTAGAAAGAAGATTTACTCATGGATTAAAAGAAATTAAAGAGATACAAGATAAAGAAATTAAATTTTCTAGTGGTAAATTTTCTAATTTTCCAGATTTAATTATGATGGACGGTGGAAAGGGGCAAGTTAATATAGCCCTTGAAGTTTTAGATAAGCTAGGAATAAATATACCAGTATGTGGATTAGTTAAAGATGATCATCATGGAACTAGGGGAATAATTTACGATAACAAAGAATTAATAGTGAATAGAAGTTCTGATTTAATGCAATTGATAAGACGGATTCAAGATGAAGTTCATAGATTTGCAATTACTTATCATAGAAGTTTAAGAGATAAGAGAACATTACATTCAATATTAGATGATATACCGAATGTTGGGAAAAAAAGGCGAATGGCACTTCTTATGAAATTTGGTAGTATTGATAATATTAAAGAGGCTACCCTAGACAAACTTCTTGAAACTGAGTCGATTGATAATAAGGCAGCAAATAGCATTCTAGCATATTTTATGCAACGAAAATAA
- a CDS encoding peptidoglycan D,D-transpeptidase FtsI family protein — MKNVSNSIKQVMVVFLFCFVALISYIAYFQVFSAPNIAEEQGNQRLWAKRNEVLRGTIYDRNKNALTTSAKVNDLTQKRTYVNGDLYVHALGYVDPRYGLTGLEANYDSELTTYNKITNNILNLTKDFSKEKLKEMFNSRKEDEVKIGNGVITTLDPTLQKIAYDALENNKGAVVALNPKTGEVLAMVSRPTYNPNDLESSMKAANAGKADNSPLINRATSGLYPPGSTFKTVTLSSSLDNMPGVTSRTFDDTGKIVFNEKQSLSNDNGEVNGAINLKEAFRLSSNFVFGTLAMELGNDKLKTTAEKYGFNSTIDSDGFKITQSQFPKLTKAEVGSIAQSGIGQSSILATPMQMALISSTIANNGKMMEPRLVNTVIDKDGNTVKTIDSKVYKQVISTANAAIIKDYMKNLVDSRVDSSWGFFQGIEAAGKTGTADYNLASGESAKPHSWFIGFAPANNPQIAVAVIVENGGYGASAAAPIAGKVMKSALNK; from the coding sequence TTGAAAAATGTTTCTAATAGTATAAAACAAGTTATGGTAGTTTTTTTATTTTGCTTTGTAGCTCTTATCTCTTATATTGCATATTTTCAAGTTTTTTCAGCACCTAATATAGCAGAAGAGCAAGGGAATCAAAGACTATGGGCAAAAAGAAATGAAGTTTTAAGAGGAACTATATATGACAGAAATAAAAATGCACTGACAACAAGTGCAAAAGTAAATGATCTTACACAAAAAAGAACTTATGTTAATGGCGATTTATATGTTCATGCTTTAGGTTATGTAGATCCAAGGTATGGATTAACAGGATTAGAAGCAAATTATGATAGTGAATTGACAACTTATAATAAAATTACAAATAACATCTTAAATTTAACTAAAGATTTTAGTAAAGAAAAATTAAAAGAGATGTTTAATAGCAGAAAAGAAGATGAGGTTAAAATCGGTAATGGGGTCATAACTACACTAGATCCTACACTTCAAAAGATAGCTTATGATGCTCTTGAAAATAATAAAGGGGCTGTAGTTGCATTAAATCCTAAAACAGGAGAAGTACTTGCGATGGTTTCAAGACCAACATACAATCCAAATGATTTAGAAAGTTCAATGAAGGCAGCAAATGCAGGTAAAGCAGACAATAGCCCACTTATAAATAGAGCAACATCTGGACTTTATCCACCAGGATCAACTTTTAAAACTGTCACTCTTAGCAGTTCTTTAGACAATATGCCAGGTGTTACAAGCAGGACATTTGATGATACTGGGAAAATAGTATTTAATGAAAAACAATCTCTAAGCAATGATAATGGAGAAGTTAATGGAGCTATAAATTTAAAAGAAGCATTTAGATTATCAAGTAATTTTGTATTTGGTACACTAGCGATGGAGCTTGGAAATGATAAATTAAAAACTACCGCTGAAAAATATGGTTTTAATAGTACCATTGATTCAGATGGATTTAAGATAACTCAAAGTCAATTTCCAAAGTTAACTAAAGCTGAAGTTGGTAGTATAGCACAATCTGGTATTGGGCAAAGTAGCATTTTAGCAACACCAATGCAAATGGCTTTAATTTCAAGTACTATAGCCAATAATGGGAAGATGATGGAGCCAAGACTTGTTAACACAGTAATAGATAAGGATGGAAATACAGTAAAAACTATAGATTCAAAAGTATATAAACAAGTCATTAGTACAGCTAATGCAGCTATTATAAAAGATTATATGAAAAATCTAGTTGATTCTAGAGTTGATTCTTCTTGGGGTTTTTTTCAAGGAATTGAGGCAGCTGGTAAAACAGGTACAGCAGATTATAATCTTGCGAGTGGTGAAAGTGCTAAACCTCATTCATGGTTTATTGGATTTGCACCAGCAAACAATCCACAAATTGCAGTAGCAGTTATAGTGGAAAATGGAGGATATGGAGCAAGTGCAGCAGCACCAATAGCAGGAAAAGTTATGAAGTCTGCACTAAATAAGTAA
- a CDS encoding FtsW/RodA/SpoVE family cell cycle protein has translation MKIKKDEIKLLMLTYLLCIALFTNLSILKDPMDMNAIYMGLIVCVLLTITQILIRKFYPHGDKFLITFACILSVIGIAMLYRLDTGVAIKQLIWFIGGIIVFIAVLVAIPDLRDFAKYKKIYLAMTIIVMPLALLAHQETYGATNWVTIGGFGFQPSEFGKITFVLYLAAALKEYEDKNNIIEDFKQLWQPALVVMFALACLVAQKDLGSALIFFGIALTMVYVATGKKKYVIICFALFIIGSFMAYHLFSHVRQRILVWRDPWNSKDKGGYQIVQGLYAISSGGMLGSGLGQGYPNLLPVNTSDLIFAVICEELGMVFGLGIMIIYFLFFYRGMRAAFRVQDKFSQLSTIGMSAMIACQVLVIIGGVFAVIPLTGITLPLISAGGSSMISMFFALAILQKISEEG, from the coding sequence TTGAAAATTAAGAAGGATGAGATAAAGTTATTAATGTTAACATACCTTTTATGTATAGCTCTTTTTACAAATTTGTCTATATTAAAAGATCCTATGGATATGAATGCAATATATATGGGATTAATAGTATGCGTATTATTAACAATTACTCAGATTTTAATAAGAAAATTTTATCCCCATGGAGATAAATTTTTAATTACATTTGCATGTATTTTATCAGTTATAGGTATTGCTATGTTATATAGGTTAGATACTGGTGTTGCAATTAAACAATTAATCTGGTTTATAGGGGGGATTATTGTATTTATTGCTGTATTAGTAGCCATTCCAGATTTAAGAGACTTTGCAAAATATAAAAAAATATATTTAGCTATGACCATAATAGTAATGCCATTGGCACTACTCGCACATCAAGAAACTTATGGGGCTACTAACTGGGTTACTATTGGGGGATTTGGATTTCAACCATCTGAATTTGGAAAAATAACATTTGTTCTTTATCTTGCAGCTGCGCTTAAAGAGTATGAAGATAAAAATAATATAATAGAAGATTTTAAACAGCTTTGGCAGCCTGCATTAGTCGTAATGTTTGCATTAGCATGTTTAGTTGCTCAAAAAGATTTAGGATCAGCTTTAATATTTTTTGGGATAGCATTAACAATGGTTTATGTTGCAACTGGAAAAAAGAAATATGTGATAATTTGTTTTGCATTATTTATAATAGGATCATTTATGGCCTATCATTTATTTTCACATGTAAGACAAAGAATATTAGTTTGGAGAGATCCGTGGAATTCTAAAGATAAAGGTGGATATCAAATAGTTCAAGGATTATATGCTATTTCATCAGGGGGAATGCTTGGATCAGGTTTAGGCCAAGGATATCCTAATTTATTGCCAGTTAATACTTCAGATTTAATCTTCGCAGTTATTTGTGAAGAACTTGGAATGGTGTTTGGTTTAGGTATCATGATAATCTATTTCTTATTTTTCTATAGAGGAATGAGAGCAGCATTTAGAGTTCAAGATAAATTTTCACAACTTAGCACAATAGGAATGAGTGCTATGATAGCTTGCCAAGTATTAGTTATAATTGGTGGGGTATTTGCAGTAATACCACTTACAGGAATCACGTTACCTCTTATTAGTGCTGGTGGATCTTCCATGATAAGCATGTTTTTTGCACTAGCAATACTTCAAAAGATATCAGAGGAGGGCTAA
- a CDS encoding FHA domain-containing protein — protein sequence MSFSKIIAGIFGVVFIVILYVIIYYALKIMYKDVKNGGKKRRPPVTKGNYGLEIINSGNGKDLKDESIIPIRSDLTIGRKDDNSIVLADQHVSGNHAKIIVRNDSLFIEDLNSTNGTYLNGNKISGKMKLNNKDEIKIGTSVFKILR from the coding sequence ATGAGTTTTTCAAAAATAATTGCTGGAATTTTTGGAGTAGTTTTTATTGTTATACTATATGTAATAATATACTATGCATTAAAGATAATGTATAAAGATGTTAAAAACGGTGGGAAGAAGAGAAGACCACCTGTAACAAAAGGGAATTATGGATTAGAAATAATAAATTCAGGTAATGGCAAGGATTTAAAAGATGAGTCTATTATTCCTATAAGATCAGATTTGACAATAGGTAGAAAAGATGATAATTCAATTGTTTTAGCAGACCAACATGTTTCAGGGAATCATGCTAAAATTATAGTGAGAAATGATTCATTATTTATAGAAGATTTAAATAGCACCAATGGTACTTATTTGAATGGCAATAAGATAAGTGGCAAAATGAAATTAAATAATAAAGATGAAATAAAGATTGGAACATCAGTTTTTAAGATTTTAAGATAG